In a genomic window of Gouania willdenowi chromosome 11, fGouWil2.1, whole genome shotgun sequence:
- the LOC114472499 gene encoding cbp/p300-interacting transactivator 3-like: MAEHMMMSMSHGFRMGMNGPPQHNVQHGLRSLPNGQVMHYNRNPQSNMDPTMRQRQGMVGPNVMAGAMNGPPMANHHHQMMSGNMMYNNQGPQQHHHMHPQQQQQQQQQGGHPQQYHHGNLTSQQLMASMHLQKLNTQYHGHPLSSSNVHHLPNGTQYRMGPTQLSNMQHMGGPIGQSATDMDLIDEEVLTSLVLELGLDRVQELPELYLGQNEFDFFSDFVCKQQPSTVSC, translated from the coding sequence ATGGCTGAACACATGATGATGTCAATGAGCCACGGTTTCCGGATGGGCATGAATGGACCACCGCAGCACAATGTCCAGCACGGTCTCCGCAGTCTGCCCAATGGTCAGGTGATGCACTATAACAGGAACCCCCAGAGCAACATGGATCCCACCATGAGACAGAGGCAAGGCATGGTTGGACCCAACGTTATGGCCGGCGCCATGAACGGACCCCCCATGGCCAACCATCACCACCAGATGATGTCTGGCAACATGATGTATAACAACCAAGGTCCTCAGCAGCACCACCATATGCacccccagcagcagcagcagcagcaacagcagggGGGACATCCACAACAGTACCACCATGGGAACCTCACATCCCAGCAGCTTATGGCCAGCATGCACCTGCAGAAACTCAACACCCAGTACCACGGACACCCGCTGAGTTCGTCAAATGTTCACCACCTTCCAAACGGCACTCAGTATCGGATGGGCCCGACTCAGCTTTCGAACATGCAGCACATGGGTGGCCCGATTGGGCAGAGTGCAACGGACATGGACTTGATTGATGAGGAGGTTCTGACGTCGCTAGTGTTGGAGCTTGGTTTGGATCGAGTTCAGGAGCTGCCAGAACTCTATTTGGGACAGAATGAGTTTGATTTCTTCTCAGACTTTGTGTGCAAGCAGCAGCCAAGCACAGTGAGCTGCTGA